The Muribaculum intestinale genome includes the window TTGAAGAGATTGTCGGCGATATCAACGACGAGTACGACGAGGATGAGACCACCTACAAGCGCCTGCCCGACGACACATACATATTCGACGGGAAGACCCTGCTTACCGACTTCTTCCGTGTGACCGACCTCAACGAGCAGGATTATGAGGAAGTGACCGAGGACTGCGACACTCTTGCCGGAATGTTGCTCGCCATCAAGGGCGACTTCCCGCGGCAGAAAGAGTCGATAGTATACCGCAGATGCCGTTTCCTTGTCATATCAATCGAACGCCACCGCATATCGTCGGTACGCGTCAAGGTAATGCCGCAGGAAAATCCCGACCAGACCACCCCTGCTTCAAACTAAGAGATTGTCAAAGAGCATGTTCAAGCGTCTTTTACTTATGCTGCCCACGTTTGTAGTGGCAGCATTGTTCATTCTGCTTACCGGCGATTGTACAGGCCGCACCGACAACTCGTCGGCCGTGCCGCGCCGCACTGCATATCCGCGTATCGAGCTTTACGACTCCGTATACCGTCAGGTCTCGCCCACTCTGCCCGTGCGCATCATGGTCAACGATTCCACTACAGTCGATATTGCCTCACACGGCGATGTCGCCACATGGATCGACGTGCGCTATCCACGCTATGGAGCCACTCTGCGTCTTACTCTGAGCCGACTCGAAGGCGACTCTCTGTTCACGGCTATCGCCAACCGCAGGGAGCGCATTGCCCTGAACGCCGGAGGTCTGCGCAGCACTGTGACGGAACTGACTGCCCCCAACGGACTTTCATCGGAAATCGTGGCCACCCCCGGTGCAATGGTGACTCCGCTACAGATAATCGCCACCGACAGCACAGGACTGCTCTTTACCGGCGCGCTTGAAATGCCGCCGGCACTTCCGGGCAATGACGCGGAATATTACATGCCTATAGTGGAAGGTGTGGAGCGCGACCTCATCCATATGGCCAAGAATCTGACAGCCGAATGAGCAGCCGACACGACATCGTGCGAATCGACCCATATCCGGGCATTACTGTATGGCACACGGCTATCGCCTGCTCCTCCGACAGGTCCGGTCGCCGAGAAGCAGAACGTGAGGCCGTGGCCGGGCTTGTCACAGCAGCATTCGGCCCCGAGGCCCGGCTTATGCACAAGGAGTCGGGAGCCCCATATATACTGGCCGGCGACGGATGCGACACCCTGCATAGCGTGTCAATATCCCACTGCAGCGACACCGCCATGCTCGCCGTGGCACCGGAAGGCACAGCAATCGGCATTGACTGCGAGCATTTCCGAAAAGCCCTTCGCAACGTGGCCCCGAGAGTGCTTTCTGCCGATGAAATGCCTGGATGGACCGCCTCCGACACTCTGCTGCTGCGGGCCTGGACTATCAAAGAGGCAGTATACAAAGCGGCAGGCATACCCGGACTTCCGCTTGCCGAAGGAATCAGGCTGCCTCAGGCAGAGATTGCCGACAACGCCATCAGCGACATTATAGCGGCGACTGCCGACGGGCGACGGTTCCGGCTGATTTTCCTTCCGGACATCGCCCCGTCCACAACCATCGCAGTCGCCCTCTGAGAGTCTTGTCTGCGCCTTTTAGCTCATTCTTCGGTCATGCAGCTGTGGCTACACACCCTCATCACAAGCAAAAATCCATCTGACAATCTCCGATTATTTTATTTTTACCGCAACCGGAGCAGAAATGTCGGCGCTTGACGAGCCGGCCATCAGCAGGTAGGAGCCGGGGACCACACGCATCGAGCGGGTAGCCTCGTCCCAACAAGTGAAACTTTCGCGCGGCAAGCGCCACAGCCGAGCCTGAATTGTTGACCATCACCACCTTCTTCCCCATATCGTGAAGCCGGCGTATCAACTTCCGCTGTACATCTGGGAGCTCGATAGACAGACGATCGCCACGATAGAATCCAGGCAAATCGACAGGCATCTCCTCTCCCTCCAGGGCCGGGGTTATGCTTCCGCTGAATATGTCTCACGAAGGTCCCGCTCGCTAAGAGCTTGTTTAATAATAAATGTTACCGTCTGGGCGGTCAGTCGGCGAGCAGGTTTTCGCTTGTGATGAGGGAGTTATGGGGTTCCATAACGACCGAAGAACGGGAGGAAAGATGCCGGCGAAGACCGCCCTGACGGTAACATTTATTATTAAACAAGCTCTTATATTCAGAGTCCAGAACGACATACAGCGGTTGTTGTCGAGCCGGCCCGCACGCTTGGCTATCGAGTTCTTGGCACGGCCCTCGTCGCTGACGGCGGTAAATATCCGTTCCACCAAAACGTCGTCGAACGTAGAGGCCATCTGCATGGTTATGGGAAATACGGTGGCCGTGCCGTTACGTCCTACCCCGTGGAGAGCCTCGCTCCACCAGTGCCACTCCGGGATACCGAGCCGCGGAATCGCAGGCGACGAGTCTCTCATCAACGATGCTTTCTCTTCAAGAGTAAGGCGAGAAAGCAGGTCGTCGGCACGCTCTTCAAATGAAAGTGACGGATTCTGATAAGGCATCAAAGGCGCATCCTGCGCCGACGACAGGAGCGTGGCTCCTGCCATCCACATTGTAATAATCGTTCGTTTCATGTATGTTATATTTGCTTTAACCTTGCAAATATAGTAACGAATGAATAAATATCAAAAAGATGTCGACATGCACCTCAATGACAGAACAGTTAAAGAACAACTATAACGATTCGTTTTTTACGGATGGACGGGGTGGAGCGAGACGGCGGCGACGGCCGAGGATGGATATCGCAATCCATACCGACATTACGACTACCGCGCTGATTATCACGGCAAGCCATACGGCAACACCGCGCGGCACAAGGGCATCGTGGCCATAGGTGTATCCGAGCGAACGCTGCACGCTTGTGCCTGAGCCAATCAAATCGGCCGACTCGCGCATGCCGGCTACTGACCATACCATATCCACCGGACTTACAGCCACAATCCATATCACACCTATGGCAATCACCGACAGCAGGGCTATAACCCCTCCGCCAAGAGTGGTCATCTGTCCGGAACTGCGCCGTACCATGGCAATCAATATGAGTATAACGAGCGCCAACACACCCGCAACGCAAGAAAGAAACGACGCCGAAACAGCGGCAGGCAATAGTAGCGTAACCATAAGTCTTTCAAATTATCTTATCGGATTTTATCATTATTAACACCCGACCGTACATATCTGTTTTACCCTCGGCATAGAATATCCCTCAAAAAAATCTTCATTGAAACAGTTTATTAGTACCTTTGCACAATAAGAGTGCAATATATGCGAAACGTAATA containing:
- a CDS encoding 4'-phosphopantetheinyl transferase family protein — protein: MSSRHDIVRIDPYPGITVWHTAIACSSDRSGRREAEREAVAGLVTAAFGPEARLMHKESGAPYILAGDGCDTLHSVSISHCSDTAMLAVAPEGTAIGIDCEHFRKALRNVAPRVLSADEMPGWTASDTLLLRAWTIKEAVYKAAGIPGLPLAEGIRLPQAEIADNAISDIIAATADGRRFRLIFLPDIAPSTTIAVAL